The sequence GGTTCCTTGCCGCTCAGCGTTGCCCACAGCTCCATGCCGCCGGCCAGCGCCTGCAGCAGCGGGTAAGGCACGGCCTGCAGCCGGTAACGCAGCCCCAGCTCCTGGCGCAGCAGTGCATCCAGCATCTCCGCCAGCCGCTGCGGTTGGTGGTTGGTGATGTTATACACGGCGCCGGACGGCAATCCGCGCTGCCGGCTGGCCAGCTCCATGGCGTGCACCACGTTGGGAGCAAAGGTCAGATCCAGCAGCGCTTGCCCGCCGCCGGGCAGCCGCAGCACGCCGCGATCGCGTTCGAGCTGCTGCAACAGCCGCGGCACGATCACCCGATCGTGCGGGCCAAACAGGCCGCGCGGCCGCAGCATAATATAGGTGGTTTGCGGGTAGATTTTCGCCTGCGCCAACAACCGCTGCTCGGCGGCGTGCTTGCTGGCGGCATAGTGATTGGCGAAGCGCCGGGCGCGATAACCCTCATCAAGATCGTAATGCGGCTGAAAATCGAAGTAGATTGCCGGCGTGGAGATA comes from Serratia sarumanii and encodes:
- a CDS encoding NAD-dependent epimerase/dehydratase family protein, with amino-acid sequence MRVLVTGATSGLGRNAAQWLLEAGHQVRATGRDERAGEALRQMGAEFYSRDLAQATPQQCRELVTDCEWVWHCAAKSSPWGSKAEFHRINAAATEKLAEAAGRCGVRRFVHISTPAIYFDFQPHYDLDEGYRARRFANHYAASKHAAEQRLLAQAKIYPQTTYIMLRPRGLFGPHDRVIVPRLLQQLERDRGVLRLPGGGQALLDLTFAPNVVHAMELASRQRGLPSGAVYNITNHQPQRLAEMLDALLRQELGLRYRLQAVPYPLLQALAGGMELWATLSGKEPLLTRYSVAAVHFDMTLSQTRAIEELGYRPRYSMEEGIRLTGEWLRQQGGIQHG